A genomic region of Methanobacterium sp. SMA-27 contains the following coding sequences:
- a CDS encoding coenzyme F420-0:L-glutamate ligase → MKTDKISTENIYGSELYFQKDQGPKNESEYTLIPVKTDYIKPNESYDIIIKCSADLLTNGDFLVISETPISVSQGRLVDESKFKASFLSFLLADVWSKYIWGYLLGPIFRIKSRTIQNLRKLPPEARVHKRVILEHYGLKHALKPASEAGVDLSNVPGTMVSLLPENPNDVAKDIAKKIMHDLKIDVTVMIIDTDASYQLIGKKFTSLPIAVPGIKSDLGIFGYLLGRFGKILGPTPLGVSRPEKLDTMLKIAKLAEEYHENNEKDIKTVYDMENIFEGDITGITIEMLNSVEHTPAIIVRRLF, encoded by the coding sequence ATGAAAACAGATAAAATTAGCACAGAAAATATATATGGGTCTGAATTATACTTTCAAAAAGACCAAGGCCCCAAAAATGAGAGCGAATATACTTTAATTCCTGTTAAAACAGATTATATTAAACCGAATGAGTCATATGATATAATTATTAAATGTTCAGCAGATCTTTTGACTAATGGCGATTTTCTTGTAATTTCTGAAACACCAATATCTGTGTCACAAGGTAGACTTGTTGATGAGTCTAAATTTAAAGCTTCATTCCTTTCATTTTTACTGGCGGATGTATGGTCAAAATATATATGGGGATATTTATTGGGGCCAATTTTCAGAATAAAAAGTAGAACCATCCAAAACCTTAGGAAACTGCCACCAGAAGCTAGAGTCCATAAAAGAGTCATATTGGAACATTATGGTTTGAAACATGCATTAAAACCAGCATCTGAAGCAGGAGTCGATTTGAGTAATGTGCCTGGGACAATGGTTTCCCTATTACCCGAAAATCCAAATGATGTTGCAAAGGATATTGCCAAGAAGATAATGCATGATCTTAAAATAGATGTAACAGTGATGATTATTGACACCGATGCAAGTTATCAGTTAATTGGAAAAAAGTTTACATCACTTCCAATTGCAGTGCCAGGCATAAAATCGGATCTTGGAATTTTTGGATATTTACTTGGTAGATTTGGAAAAATTTTAGGACCAACTCCTTTGGGAGTTTCGAGACCAGAAAAACTTGATACTATGCTTAAAATAGCTAAACTAGCAGAAGAATATCATGAAAATAATGAAAAAGATATAAAAACAGTATATGATATGGAAAACATTTTTGAAGGAGACATTACAGGAATAACAATTGAAATGCTCAATTCAGTTGAGCATACACCGGCTATTATAGTCAGAAGGCTCTTTTAA